One part of the Quercus lobata isolate SW786 chromosome 7, ValleyOak3.0 Primary Assembly, whole genome shotgun sequence genome encodes these proteins:
- the LOC115952452 gene encoding replication factor A protein 1-like, protein MILVDKEGTLIHASIRKNLAQSYHPQLNEGSIYTITNFLVEENKGNYCPVHNKLKILFNSTTSVSKFSGFDHSIPQSQFEFADYGTIASRCYDTPYLTNVIGILDYIGAIEEIKTRGCPTKMRNIQLLLEVNKSVQTTLWGNTAQQIDDDFYKTNR, encoded by the exons ATGATATTGGTTGACAAAGAG GGAACATTGATACATGCAAGCATCAGAAAGAATCTTGCTCAAAGTTATCATCCACAACTAAATGAAGGGAGCATATATACAATTACAAATTTCTTAGttgaagaaaataaagggaACTATTGTCCAGTACATAACAAACTCAAAATACTTTTCAATTCAACAACTTCAGTCTCAAAATTCAGCGGATTTGATCATTCAATACCTCAATCCCAATTTGAATTTGCTGATTATGGAACAATAGCTTCCCGTTGCTATGACACACCTTACTTGACTA ATGTGATTGGCATATTGGACTACATTGGAGCCATTGAGGAGATCAAAACAAGAGGGTGTCCAACAAAGATGAGAAACATTCAACTATTGTTAGAAGT GAACAAATCAGTTCAAACAACTTTGTGGGGAAATACTGCACAACAAATAGATGATGATTTCTACAAAACAAATAGATGA
- the LOC115952366 gene encoding basic blue protein-like — translation MAPRGRGSAIVVSILLLGMLLHCGNVLAATYTVGDAGGWTFNVVGWPNGKTFRAGDVLVFNYNPAFHNVVGVGKNGYDTCTASSGQTFQSGSDQIKLVQGGNYFICGFPGHCAKNMKIAVNAL, via the exons atgGCACCCCGGGGAAGAGGTAGTGCAATTGTTGTCTCAATTCTGCTATTAGGTATGCTCCTTCACTGTGGTAACGTTTTGGCAGCAACCTATACTGTTGGAGATGCTGGTGGATGGACCTTCAATGTTGTGGGTTGGCCTAATGGAAAGACCTTTAGGGCTGGTGATGTACTCG TGTTCAACTACAACCCAGCATTCCACAATGTGGTTGGTGTAGGTAAAAATGGTTATGATACATGCACGGCATCATCAGGGCAAACATTTCAATCTGGAAGTGATCAGATCAAGCTTGTGCAAGGAGGAAACTATTTCATTTGCGGTTTTCCAGGACATTGCgcaaagaacatgaaaataGCTGTCAACGCATTGTAA
- the LOC115951522 gene encoding uncharacterized protein LOC115951522, with translation MRNIQLLLEVNKSVQTTLWGNTAKQRDDDFYKTYKGPFIVIVTSTIMKTLRGDYQLSSTFATKLYVNLDIPKVAEIRNKLNTTMDKKVKEILPKGLPKVQDGELALHNKKNSC, from the exons ATGAGAAACATTCAACTATTGTTAGAAGT GAACAAATCAGTTCAAACAACTTTGTGGGGAAATACTGCAAAACAAAGAGATGATGATttctacaaaacatataaaggGCCATTCATTGTAATAGTCACTTCAACTATTATGAAAACTTTAAGAG GTGACTATCAACTATCATCCACTTTTGCaacaaagttgtatgtcaatttAGACATTCCAAAAGTTGCAGAAATTAGAAACAA ATTGAACACCACAATGGACAAAAAGGTAAAAGAAATACTGCCAAAGGGACTACCTAAAGTACAAGATGGAGAACTTGccttacataataaaaaaaatagttgctGA